Proteins encoded together in one Planctomyces sp. SH-PL14 window:
- a CDS encoding TIGR00730 family Rossman fold protein produces MRSVCVFCGSRSGTNPAFSSSATALGQSLARRRQRLVYGGGNVGLMGILADAAIDAGGEVVGVIPAALLERELGHGSLTELRVVQTMHERKAMMADLSGAFVAMPGGFGTLDELCEILTWAQLGLHAKPVGVLNVAGYFDAFLEFLLRATRDGFLHDFDRELFLVDDDPDRLVEQLLTAPPRKARTVDDKIDRRVR; encoded by the coding sequence ATTCGCTCGGTGTGCGTCTTCTGCGGCTCCCGATCCGGGACGAATCCCGCGTTCTCGTCGTCTGCCACCGCATTGGGCCAATCGCTGGCCAGGCGGCGGCAGCGGCTCGTCTACGGCGGCGGCAACGTCGGACTGATGGGGATCCTCGCCGATGCCGCGATCGACGCCGGCGGCGAAGTCGTCGGCGTCATCCCGGCCGCCCTGCTGGAGCGGGAACTCGGACACGGCAGCCTGACCGAGCTCCGCGTCGTGCAGACGATGCACGAACGCAAAGCGATGATGGCCGATCTCTCCGGCGCGTTCGTGGCGATGCCGGGCGGCTTCGGGACGCTCGACGAGCTGTGCGAGATCCTGACCTGGGCCCAGCTCGGACTGCACGCCAAGCCGGTCGGCGTGCTCAACGTCGCGGGGTATTTCGATGCGTTCCTGGAGTTCCTGCTGCGGGCGACGCGCGACGGGTTCCTGCACGACTTCGACCGGGAACTGTTCCTCGTCGATGACGATCCGGACCGCCTTGTCGAGCAGCTTCTGACGGCTCCGCCGCGGAAGGCCCGGACAGTCGACGACAAGATCGATCGACGCGTCCGGTGA
- a CDS encoding IS5 family transposase, giving the protein MSRVSAGVVRPKKKEDADERRCLGRSRGGLNTKVHAAVDAQGHMVSMKLSPGQDGDGPHGRELLAEFSRGPIEHVLADTAYDGDETRAQVKRLKAKACIKPHKRRTRTKRYDKERYKHRNLVERFFGRSKQFRRVATRYEKMARNFVGFVWLAALIMDVL; this is encoded by the coding sequence ATGTCGCGGGTGTCGGCGGGCGTCGTCAGGCCAAAGAAAAAAGAGGATGCCGACGAGCGACGCTGTCTCGGCCGGTCTCGCGGAGGTCTGAATACCAAGGTCCATGCGGCTGTCGACGCTCAAGGGCATATGGTCAGCATGAAGCTCAGCCCCGGCCAGGACGGTGACGGCCCGCACGGCCGGGAACTGCTTGCGGAGTTCTCCCGAGGGCCGATTGAGCACGTTCTCGCCGACACCGCCTACGACGGTGATGAAACGCGGGCCCAGGTGAAGCGGCTGAAAGCGAAGGCTTGTATCAAGCCGCACAAAAGGCGGACCAGGACGAAGCGTTACGACAAGGAGCGTTACAAGCACCGGAATCTTGTGGAGCGGTTCTTCGGCCGCAGCAAGCAATTCCGTCGTGTGGCGACCCGGTACGAAAAGATGGCCAGGAACTTTGTCGGCTTCGTCTGGCTCGCGGCCCTCATCATGGACGTCTTGTGA
- a CDS encoding DUF1559 domain-containing protein, which translates to MLRKRSAGFTLIELLVVIAIIAVLVAILLPAVQQAREAARRSQCGNNLKQFGIALHSYHEAFGMFPLGLNPSINDSCTGACAWRAFSAHTMLLPYMDQQGIYNKLDFNQMYDAAPNNAAAVRMRIAGFICPSDFTYPGAVTDPGVNYSMSAGPSTFWGVGNADKVGFVQYYRSVRVGDIMDGTSNVVAMAEVTVGNNDTTRYDLRRSLVRSQAFPGGFTNSFATKASLDAYGTQCLGGTTNIHATPHQQWMNGIGGQTVFNTLNTPNSPNPDCHPCAGCGWYDSAGVWTARSRHTGGVQALMADGAVKFIGDSVDFTTWQRAGGAFDGAAIGDL; encoded by the coding sequence ATGCTCAGGAAGCGGAGTGCTGGCTTTACCTTGATCGAGCTTCTCGTGGTCATAGCGATCATCGCTGTGCTTGTGGCCATTCTGCTCCCGGCTGTCCAGCAGGCCCGCGAGGCGGCCCGCCGGTCGCAGTGCGGCAACAACCTGAAGCAGTTCGGGATTGCCCTGCACAGCTACCACGAAGCGTTCGGGATGTTCCCACTGGGACTCAACCCGTCGATCAACGATAGCTGTACAGGCGCATGTGCCTGGCGGGCGTTCAGCGCCCACACGATGCTCCTCCCCTACATGGATCAGCAGGGGATCTACAACAAGCTCGACTTCAACCAGATGTATGACGCGGCGCCCAACAACGCCGCTGCCGTCCGGATGCGGATTGCAGGATTCATCTGTCCGTCCGACTTCACCTACCCCGGCGCCGTCACGGATCCGGGTGTGAACTACTCCATGAGCGCCGGACCTTCAACGTTCTGGGGCGTGGGGAATGCTGACAAGGTCGGATTCGTCCAGTACTACCGTTCGGTGCGCGTCGGTGACATCATGGACGGCACGTCCAATGTCGTCGCGATGGCCGAGGTGACGGTCGGAAACAACGACACCACTCGGTACGACCTCCGCCGGTCGCTCGTCCGGAGTCAGGCGTTCCCGGGCGGCTTCACGAACTCCTTCGCCACCAAGGCGTCGCTGGACGCTTACGGTACTCAGTGCCTTGGCGGCACGACGAACATTCACGCCACCCCGCACCAGCAGTGGATGAACGGAATCGGCGGCCAGACCGTGTTCAACACGCTGAACACGCCAAACTCCCCGAATCCGGATTGCCACCCCTGTGCGGGTTGCGGCTGGTACGATAGCGCGGGCGTCTGGACGGCCCGGAGCCGCCACACGGGCGGGGTGCAGGCCCTGATGGCGGACGGAGCGGTCAAGTTTATCGGCGATTCGGTCGACTTCACGACCTGGCAGCGAGCCGGCGGGGCTTTCGACGGTGCCGCCATCGGCGACCTGTAG
- a CDS encoding ankyrin repeat domain-containing protein, whose product MIRPRTLTGDEPLKWSPGTGNEVWELFTACIAGDLATVRRLVERRPSLVRAQHVYRTPLYFAVRENRVAVAAFLLERGADPLSLAINDSLVEICRDRGYAEMGRLIETNLADVQGASAAGELVAAAIRERNLGKVRDLLGKSLELLHTGDRRSNQPIHWAVMTRQIDVVDELLARGADIEARRFDGARPIQLVNGDYYFRGWRDVPQDWPTTPMQVLAHLRSRGAQCDLCTASYIGDIARVRELLDRDPSLANRSADYVTYYLGSGTPLKNAAAKGHLAIVELLLERGADPNLPEEGVAPQGHALYSAAANGYYDVAKLLLESGAFPNPEVESSADALSRAISKGDERMVALLCRFGAARNVELLAYDGDLRTAAAVFAANPALADDPDALAGAASGGKEDFVRLMLRYCPDLPARIAFPDWGVGAETKELNELLFAHGMSPSHPDWLHVTPLHHFARKGDVERAALYLDRGADLHARDEEICSTPLAWAAKYGQRPMVELLLARGSRTNLPDDPPWATPLACTTLPFINSRCTQDPWRQSDVPLPHGYNQEIQIADRFRDTNWQERQSTPHRSLEWPRASAFRTGTSGPLLADRGLDTTEDDRHKGQSDAQPAA is encoded by the coding sequence ATGATCCGACCTCGCACGTTGACGGGCGACGAACCGCTGAAGTGGTCCCCCGGGACCGGGAACGAGGTGTGGGAGCTTTTCACGGCATGCATCGCGGGGGACCTGGCGACGGTCCGGCGGCTTGTGGAACGACGGCCTTCGCTCGTCCGTGCTCAGCACGTCTATCGCACGCCGCTGTATTTTGCCGTCCGCGAGAACCGCGTGGCGGTGGCGGCGTTCCTGCTGGAGCGGGGGGCGGATCCGCTCAGCCTGGCGATCAACGACTCGCTCGTTGAGATCTGCCGGGATCGCGGTTATGCGGAGATGGGTCGGCTGATCGAGACCAATCTGGCCGACGTCCAGGGAGCGTCGGCGGCGGGCGAGCTCGTGGCGGCGGCGATTCGTGAGCGGAATCTTGGGAAGGTTCGGGACCTCCTCGGCAAGTCTCTCGAGCTCCTTCACACCGGCGACCGGCGGTCGAACCAGCCGATTCACTGGGCGGTCATGACCCGGCAGATCGATGTGGTCGACGAGCTGCTGGCGCGCGGGGCGGACATCGAGGCCCGCCGTTTCGACGGTGCCCGCCCGATTCAACTCGTGAACGGCGACTACTACTTCCGGGGCTGGCGCGATGTGCCTCAGGACTGGCCGACCACGCCGATGCAGGTTCTCGCGCATCTGCGGTCGCGCGGGGCACAGTGTGACCTCTGCACGGCCTCGTACATCGGGGACATCGCCCGTGTTCGGGAACTGCTGGACCGGGATCCTTCGCTCGCCAATCGCTCGGCCGATTATGTGACGTACTATCTCGGCTCCGGGACGCCGCTCAAGAACGCCGCGGCGAAGGGGCATCTCGCGATCGTCGAGCTGCTGCTGGAACGGGGAGCGGATCCGAACCTTCCGGAAGAGGGGGTCGCTCCCCAGGGGCACGCACTCTATTCGGCGGCCGCGAACGGCTATTACGACGTCGCGAAGTTGCTGCTCGAGAGTGGGGCCTTTCCGAATCCGGAGGTCGAGAGCTCCGCGGACGCGCTGAGCCGCGCGATTTCCAAGGGGGACGAGCGGATGGTCGCGCTCCTCTGCCGCTTTGGGGCCGCACGGAACGTCGAACTTCTCGCCTACGACGGCGACCTGCGGACGGCGGCGGCGGTCTTTGCGGCGAATCCGGCGCTGGCGGACGATCCCGATGCGCTCGCTGGAGCGGCCTCGGGAGGGAAGGAGGACTTTGTCCGGCTGATGCTCCGCTACTGCCCCGATCTCCCGGCGCGGATCGCGTTCCCCGATTGGGGGGTTGGAGCGGAGACGAAGGAGCTCAACGAGTTGCTGTTCGCACACGGCATGAGCCCGAGCCATCCCGACTGGCTTCACGTCACGCCACTGCATCACTTCGCGCGGAAGGGAGATGTCGAGCGGGCGGCTCTCTACCTCGATCGCGGCGCGGACCTGCACGCCCGCGATGAGGAGATCTGCTCGACGCCGCTGGCGTGGGCGGCCAAGTATGGCCAGCGTCCGATGGTCGAGCTCCTGCTCGCGCGGGGAAGCCGGACGAACCTTCCCGACGATCCCCCGTGGGCCACGCCGCTGGCGTGCACTACCCTGCCATTCATCAATTCACGGTGCACACAAGACCCATGGAGACAATCAGATGTGCCATTACCACACGGATACAATCAGGAGATACAAATCGCAGATCGTTTTCGGGATACAAATTGGCAAGAACGGCAGTCTACGCCACACCGGTCGCTGGAGTGGCCGCGGGCATCCGCCTTTAGGACTGGCACATCAGGGCCGCTACTCGCAGATCGCGGTCTGGACACCACGGAGGATGACCGACACAAAGGCCAGTCCGACGCACAGCCAGCGGCATGA
- a CDS encoding SRPBCC family protein, with product MASIHKEIQVHRSREHVWDAVRDVGAIHKRLVPGFVVDCRLDGDSRYLTFGNGMSIREIIVDIDDRRYRHSWSARGAPFTHHNASIQVLAEGEATCRLVWIADVMPHEIADTIAEMIEQGLQTMKATLEA from the coding sequence ATGGCCAGCATCCACAAAGAGATCCAGGTCCACCGAAGCCGTGAGCACGTCTGGGATGCGGTCCGCGACGTCGGGGCCATCCACAAGCGACTCGTTCCCGGCTTCGTCGTGGATTGCCGGCTGGATGGGGACTCCCGCTATCTGACGTTCGGCAACGGCATGAGCATTCGCGAGATCATCGTCGACATCGACGACCGGCGTTATCGCCATTCCTGGTCCGCGCGGGGCGCTCCGTTCACTCACCACAACGCCTCGATTCAAGTGCTGGCTGAGGGGGAGGCGACCTGTCGGCTCGTCTGGATCGCCGACGTCATGCCACACGAAATTGCGGACACCATCGCCGAGATGATCGAACAGGGCCTTCAGACGATGAAGGCCACGCTGGAGGCCTGA
- a CDS encoding serine/threonine-protein kinase, which yields MNTTASADRYELLEKIGAGSFATVYRARDRELGREVAIKQIHERFLKDPAQLERYWSEAQLLASLQHPNIVTIYDVVRPKGWLILELMQGNIRDRLAGKQMDLRALRTTLAHCLRALKYLHSRGVIHGDVKPSNLMIDHRKRVKLGDFGLARRVSNVDGTQILGTAKYMSPEMVTDTLSEVGPASDLYSLGFSAYELLCGPNFEELFPGLEAFGKDRQAAWMTWHAAFDRKLPEINRVLDGVPDDLAKVIQKLVEKVPKKRYQDADQALSDLNLDLKIVNPINGETMEISTVPPEEEQAAKRKRWLAIGAFGLSATLSLALAFWPSGTSTPSGPPQTVRGVVRKIDPQTGVIEYEDPQSGVPDEYKLPAKPRIRLVRPDQPEVFVLAKEIQPGDWVEVAAATPGSGGGDLVVSRPVSSVATIKSVDYPNKKLVLTVERGRVRDELSVSVPPRARLLLNGKPCVLQEIQQSDRVEIRHVIDPGGKRGHIASEIDAFRAARSAGFVDHVEADQRKLFVRFASGNQVDELTVAPDSVIRLRSGEAIELKDLKAGDRIELELDAAIRSITVFRDAGSISGSIAEIHTEPRELILSDESGKSVTIAVADDAAVTLQGGAARLEDLRPQVDRAVIGTVDDGKGGVKASSIDVTRGIQHDRWALVIGSSATGDPQTPSRSSAVSDATRLQAALTARYAVDPQWAPRLLDPAVADVQKELKHITESAGQSAQVIVSVFGSIVIGEGEGAVPRLVLKGAGKSPTAANSIALDEIVAELAAGAGKDKLLLLDVALPKGATLEAVLASLKSPHPGTEIVATTASASPGGGKGSFASLLTEAFSGAADADRNLRITADELTTWIESQKPAVPIVRVKPTAD from the coding sequence GTGAACACGACGGCGTCGGCGGACCGATACGAGCTTCTCGAGAAGATCGGCGCCGGGAGCTTTGCCACCGTCTATCGCGCGCGGGATCGTGAGCTCGGGCGAGAAGTCGCGATCAAGCAGATCCATGAGCGGTTTCTGAAGGACCCCGCGCAGCTCGAGCGGTACTGGAGCGAGGCCCAGCTCCTCGCGTCGCTGCAGCATCCCAACATCGTGACGATTTACGATGTCGTCCGCCCCAAGGGATGGCTGATCCTGGAGCTGATGCAGGGGAACATCCGGGACCGCCTGGCCGGCAAGCAGATGGACCTGCGGGCCCTGCGGACCACGCTGGCTCACTGCCTGCGGGCGCTCAAGTACCTGCACAGCCGCGGGGTGATTCACGGGGACGTGAAGCCCAGCAACCTGATGATCGACCACCGCAAGCGGGTGAAGCTCGGGGATTTCGGCCTGGCCCGCCGCGTGAGCAATGTCGACGGCACGCAGATCCTCGGAACGGCGAAGTACATGTCCCCCGAGATGGTGACCGACACCCTCTCCGAAGTGGGGCCGGCGAGCGACCTCTACTCGCTCGGCTTCTCCGCCTATGAGCTCCTGTGCGGGCCGAACTTCGAAGAGCTCTTTCCGGGGCTCGAGGCGTTCGGCAAGGACCGGCAGGCGGCGTGGATGACCTGGCACGCGGCGTTCGACCGGAAGCTCCCCGAGATCAACCGTGTCCTCGACGGGGTTCCCGACGATCTGGCCAAAGTCATCCAGAAACTCGTCGAGAAGGTTCCCAAGAAGCGGTATCAGGACGCGGACCAGGCCCTGTCCGACCTGAACCTGGACCTCAAGATCGTCAACCCGATCAACGGCGAGACGATGGAGATCTCGACGGTCCCGCCGGAGGAAGAGCAGGCGGCCAAACGCAAACGCTGGCTGGCGATCGGGGCCTTCGGTCTTTCGGCCACGCTGTCGCTGGCTCTCGCCTTCTGGCCCTCCGGAACGTCGACGCCCTCGGGGCCGCCGCAGACGGTCCGCGGCGTTGTGCGGAAGATCGACCCGCAGACCGGTGTCATTGAATACGAAGACCCGCAGAGCGGCGTCCCCGACGAATACAAACTCCCGGCGAAGCCCCGGATCCGCCTCGTCCGTCCGGACCAGCCGGAAGTCTTCGTGCTCGCCAAGGAGATCCAGCCCGGGGACTGGGTCGAAGTCGCGGCGGCCACGCCCGGATCGGGGGGAGGGGACCTCGTCGTGTCGCGCCCCGTTTCGAGCGTCGCCACAATCAAGTCGGTCGACTACCCGAACAAGAAGCTTGTCCTGACGGTCGAGCGGGGCCGGGTCCGGGACGAACTTTCGGTCAGCGTTCCGCCCCGCGCACGCCTCCTGCTGAACGGCAAGCCGTGTGTCCTGCAGGAGATTCAGCAGTCCGACCGGGTCGAGATCCGGCATGTCATCGACCCCGGCGGAAAGCGGGGCCATATCGCCAGCGAGATCGACGCCTTCCGGGCCGCCCGCAGCGCCGGATTCGTGGACCACGTCGAGGCGGATCAGCGGAAGCTGTTCGTCCGCTTCGCCAGTGGAAACCAGGTCGATGAACTGACCGTGGCGCCCGACAGCGTGATCCGGCTGCGAAGCGGCGAAGCGATCGAACTCAAGGATCTCAAGGCAGGGGACCGGATCGAGCTCGAACTCGACGCGGCCATCCGGTCGATCACCGTCTTCCGCGACGCCGGCTCGATCTCCGGCTCGATCGCGGAGATCCACACCGAGCCTCGCGAACTCATTCTCAGCGACGAGTCCGGCAAGTCGGTCACGATCGCAGTCGCGGACGATGCAGCCGTGACGCTCCAGGGAGGAGCCGCCCGCCTCGAAGACCTGCGGCCGCAGGTCGACCGGGCGGTGATCGGGACAGTCGATGACGGCAAGGGGGGAGTCAAAGCGAGCTCCATCGATGTGACGCGGGGGATCCAGCACGACCGCTGGGCGCTCGTCATCGGCTCCTCCGCGACCGGCGATCCGCAGACACCATCTCGCTCGAGCGCTGTTTCGGACGCCACGCGGCTCCAGGCCGCGCTGACGGCGCGCTACGCGGTCGACCCCCAATGGGCGCCGCGGCTCCTTGATCCCGCCGTGGCCGATGTCCAGAAGGAACTCAAACACATCACCGAAAGCGCCGGCCAATCGGCTCAGGTGATCGTGTCCGTCTTCGGCAGCATCGTGATCGGAGAAGGAGAAGGGGCCGTTCCCCGGCTGGTCCTCAAGGGGGCCGGGAAGTCTCCGACCGCGGCGAACTCGATCGCCCTCGATGAGATCGTGGCCGAGCTCGCCGCTGGCGCTGGCAAGGACAAGCTGCTCCTGCTCGACGTCGCTCTTCCCAAGGGGGCGACGCTGGAGGCGGTCCTTGCGTCGCTGAAGAGCCCGCATCCCGGAACGGAAATCGTCGCCACCACGGCATCGGCGAGCCCCGGCGGCGGCAAAGGCTCTTTCGCCAGCCTGCTCACCGAGGCGTTTTCCGGGGCCGCCGACGCGGACCGGAACCTCCGCATTACGGCCGACGAATTGACGACCTGGATCGAGTCCCAGAAGCCCGCGGTCCCCATCGTCCGGGTCAAGCCCACCGCGGACTGA
- a CDS encoding Gfo/Idh/MocA family oxidoreductase: MKKPSASRRDFLKLSTAAAAGAVMPMFSAPRLSLADEAAKSPNERPRIGCIGTGDRWKQVVGGAMKYGDVVACCDVDANHLAEGKEICTKHQSKPGHESKIDTYEDYQKILERKDIDIVTIVTPDHWHSKIAIEAMQAGKDIYCEKPLTLTINEGKQIIKVLDETKRVFQVGTQQRTEMGQRFIQAVALVRAGRIGKVQKVICNIGGTPPSAVIPKVDAPKGLNWEKWLGQAPLVDFRYLETKDGKGNPTRWGNSRCHYEFRWWYEYSGGKMTDWGAHHVDIASWAIGIDKSGPLSLEGWAKHPVELKNGMPTKDDQYNVATSFDVTVMCPDDIEMHIVSDSPDGNGILFEGTEGRFHVSRGAIKGGVIEALKDNPLPEDALEKVYGGKIPASHMENFINCVKSRALPISDVYSHHRAMTTCHLANIAIRLGKKVKWDSKAQMIVGDADAAKWMGREQRKGYEIDVVI; encoded by the coding sequence GTGAAGAAGCCCTCCGCCTCTCGCCGTGATTTCCTGAAGCTGTCCACCGCGGCCGCCGCCGGCGCCGTGATGCCGATGTTCTCCGCCCCCCGCCTGAGCCTGGCGGACGAGGCGGCCAAGAGCCCCAACGAACGGCCGCGGATCGGCTGCATCGGCACCGGCGACCGCTGGAAGCAGGTGGTCGGCGGGGCGATGAAGTACGGCGACGTCGTCGCCTGCTGCGACGTCGACGCGAATCACCTCGCGGAAGGGAAGGAGATCTGCACGAAGCACCAGTCGAAGCCCGGCCACGAGTCGAAGATCGACACTTATGAGGACTACCAGAAGATCCTCGAGCGGAAAGACATCGACATCGTCACGATCGTGACCCCGGACCACTGGCATTCGAAGATCGCCATTGAGGCGATGCAGGCCGGGAAGGACATCTACTGCGAGAAGCCCCTCACGCTGACGATCAACGAGGGAAAGCAGATCATCAAGGTCCTGGACGAGACGAAGCGGGTCTTCCAGGTCGGGACGCAGCAGCGCACCGAGATGGGGCAGCGGTTCATCCAGGCGGTGGCACTCGTGCGGGCCGGACGGATCGGCAAGGTCCAGAAGGTGATCTGCAACATCGGGGGAACGCCCCCCAGCGCCGTGATCCCGAAGGTCGACGCCCCCAAGGGGCTCAACTGGGAGAAGTGGCTGGGACAGGCGCCACTGGTCGACTTCCGATATCTGGAAACGAAGGACGGCAAGGGGAACCCGACGCGGTGGGGGAATTCCCGCTGCCACTACGAGTTCCGCTGGTGGTACGAGTACTCGGGCGGAAAGATGACCGACTGGGGCGCGCATCACGTCGACATCGCGAGCTGGGCGATCGGCATCGACAAGTCCGGCCCGCTGAGCCTGGAAGGCTGGGCCAAGCATCCGGTCGAGCTCAAGAACGGGATGCCGACGAAGGACGACCAGTACAACGTGGCGACCAGCTTTGACGTGACGGTCATGTGCCCGGACGACATCGAGATGCACATCGTCTCGGATTCGCCGGACGGGAACGGGATCCTCTTCGAGGGGACCGAAGGGCGGTTCCATGTCAGCCGCGGTGCGATCAAGGGGGGCGTGATCGAGGCCCTCAAGGACAACCCGCTGCCGGAGGACGCGCTGGAAAAGGTTTACGGCGGGAAGATCCCGGCGAGCCACATGGAGAACTTCATCAACTGCGTGAAGTCCCGGGCGCTGCCGATCTCCGATGTCTACAGCCATCATCGGGCGATGACGACCTGCCACCTGGCGAACATCGCGATCCGCCTGGGCAAGAAGGTCAAGTGGGATTCGAAGGCCCAGATGATTGTGGGCGATGCCGACGCGGCGAAGTGGATGGGTCGCGAGCAGCGCAAGGGTTACGAGATCGACGTCGTGATCTAG
- a CDS encoding DUF1844 domain-containing protein, whose translation MSDEQPDLQDLPAASFASLVQMLAGQAAHALGLIPGPDGKVEPRLPLAKHFIDQLSILQEKTKGNLTGHEHNGLDQALHELRMLYVDRTKAADPASK comes from the coding sequence ATGTCTGACGAACAGCCCGACCTTCAGGATCTTCCCGCCGCCAGCTTTGCATCGCTGGTGCAGATGCTTGCGGGGCAGGCGGCTCATGCGCTGGGCTTGATCCCGGGGCCGGACGGAAAGGTTGAGCCACGGCTCCCGCTCGCGAAGCATTTCATTGACCAGTTGTCGATCCTGCAGGAGAAGACGAAGGGGAACCTGACGGGGCACGAGCACAACGGTCTGGATCAGGCGCTGCACGAGTTGCGGATGCTGTACGTTGACCGGACCAAGGCGGCCGATCCGGCGTCGAAGTAG
- a CDS encoding SGNH/GDSL hydrolase family protein has product MPRLLNSFVVALAFSTVGPIAFAQEAKPAAVAPVEPGAVVPLDRAKVEVKATEKDGKKSEETTAWYDARLLGIEGQAFSDTKALYDRLPARAEKTVRPAVWGLSRNSAGLCVRFVTDARQIACRWTVTSANLAMPHMPATGVSGVDLYARDDAGTWRWVAAGKPTAQTTTAVLVSGMPEGKREYRLYFPLYNSVSDLQIGIPQDRSLARGPAFPEDRRKPIVFYGTSITHGASASRTGMVHTAILGRRFDRPVVNLGFSGNGKMEKEVVECINDIDAAVFVIDCLPNMTAAEVTERTIPLVEQIRAKHPATPILLVEDRNYSDAIFLASKRERNRTSQAALKTEFAKLQERKIPGLFYLSAEKLLGDDNEGTVDSSHPTDLGFFRQADAFEPVLKTILGGK; this is encoded by the coding sequence ATGCCGCGGTTGCTGAACTCGTTTGTCGTCGCTCTGGCGTTCTCGACGGTGGGCCCGATCGCCTTCGCTCAAGAGGCCAAGCCGGCCGCCGTCGCTCCGGTCGAACCGGGTGCGGTCGTGCCGCTGGACCGGGCCAAGGTCGAGGTGAAGGCGACCGAGAAAGACGGCAAGAAGTCCGAAGAAACGACGGCGTGGTACGACGCGCGGCTGCTCGGGATCGAGGGGCAGGCGTTCTCCGACACGAAGGCCCTGTATGACCGGCTTCCGGCGAGGGCCGAGAAGACGGTTCGCCCGGCGGTGTGGGGCCTGAGCCGCAACAGCGCCGGGCTGTGCGTGCGGTTTGTGACCGATGCCCGGCAGATCGCCTGCCGCTGGACCGTCACGTCAGCGAACCTGGCGATGCCGCACATGCCGGCGACCGGCGTGAGCGGCGTCGACCTCTATGCTCGCGACGATGCAGGGACGTGGCGATGGGTGGCGGCCGGAAAACCGACGGCCCAGACGACGACGGCGGTCCTCGTCAGCGGGATGCCGGAAGGGAAGCGGGAGTACCGCCTGTACTTCCCGCTCTACAACAGCGTGAGCGACCTTCAGATCGGGATCCCGCAGGACCGGTCGCTGGCCCGCGGTCCGGCGTTCCCGGAAGACCGCCGGAAGCCGATCGTCTTCTACGGTACGTCGATCACGCACGGAGCGAGCGCCTCGCGGACCGGGATGGTCCACACGGCGATCCTCGGGCGGCGGTTCGATCGCCCGGTCGTGAACCTGGGCTTCTCCGGCAACGGCAAGATGGAGAAGGAAGTCGTCGAGTGCATCAATGACATCGACGCGGCGGTGTTCGTCATCGACTGCCTGCCGAACATGACGGCGGCGGAAGTGACCGAGCGGACGATCCCGCTCGTCGAGCAGATCCGCGCAAAGCATCCGGCGACGCCGATCCTGCTCGTCGAGGACCGCAACTACAGCGACGCGATCTTCCTGGCCTCGAAGCGGGAACGGAACCGGACAAGCCAGGCCGCGCTCAAGACGGAGTTCGCCAAGCTTCAGGAACGGAAGATCCCCGGACTGTTCTACCTCTCCGCCGAAAAACTTCTCGGCGACGACAACGAGGGAACGGTCGACAGCTCCCACCCGACGGACCTGGGATTCTTCCGCCAGGCCGATGCGTTCGAGCCGGTGCTGAAGACGATCCTCGGGGGCAAGTGA
- a CDS encoding VanZ family protein: protein MNRVLITARRAFDFAPVLLLAYTALLFTVTHLPPTAIPSSVAGSDKHWHFFAYCGLGLLGAMTALPRTARWAGLTMLAIATFACLDELLQIPVGRSAEFLDWVADVSGAAVGIGLVLAASLVPLRQRATPSSAA, encoded by the coding sequence ATGAACCGCGTCCTGATCACCGCCCGCCGCGCCTTCGACTTCGCACCGGTCCTGCTGCTCGCGTACACGGCCCTGCTGTTTACGGTCACGCACCTTCCGCCGACGGCGATTCCCTCCTCGGTCGCCGGCTCCGACAAGCACTGGCACTTCTTTGCCTATTGCGGCCTGGGACTGCTGGGCGCGATGACGGCCCTGCCCCGGACGGCTCGATGGGCCGGCCTGACGATGCTGGCCATCGCCACCTTTGCCTGCCTGGACGAGCTCCTGCAGATCCCGGTTGGCCGCTCCGCCGAATTCCTGGACTGGGTCGCCGACGTCTCCGGGGCCGCTGTCGGGATCGGGCTGGTCCTGGCGGCCTCGCTCGTTCCGCTGCGGCAGCGGGCCACCCCTTCGTCGGCCGCCTGA
- a CDS encoding putative quinol monooxygenase, whose product MAVTVVWDTWLKPGAEEEGLRLTRQVWSDMRAFEGYLSHDLLIDQDAPGHILALGRWRSRDDADQVRERYKDSDTIRQLIPLLARPRDRWITVEDPQS is encoded by the coding sequence ATGGCAGTGACGGTCGTCTGGGATACGTGGCTGAAGCCCGGTGCGGAGGAGGAGGGGCTTCGACTCACGCGGCAGGTCTGGTCGGACATGCGGGCGTTCGAAGGTTACCTGTCGCACGACCTGCTCATCGATCAGGACGCCCCCGGCCACATCCTCGCTCTCGGCCGCTGGCGCAGTCGCGACGACGCAGACCAGGTCCGCGAGCGGTACAAAGACTCCGATACGATCCGGCAGCTGATCCCGCTCCTCGCGCGGCCGCGTGATCGATGGATCACCGTCGAGGATCCGCAGTCCTGA